In Osmia bicornis bicornis chromosome 1, iOsmBic2.1, whole genome shotgun sequence, the following proteins share a genomic window:
- the LOC114882928 gene encoding protein C12orf4 homolog, translated as MNMPEEEYVEKTFVYKFPTCTTDQEYVLEIPLKIPYHGSIKELMHRIMSSFKLPCYVESDLLVSLEKTVKRLSLEFYDEKAEKALENAKSGALDIEEIIKSWEKIYKQKTVEYADPIGTTDEELFAAAYHRLVHSPSLEPILQAEHKFGRDVTEVIQMRDTHYEQLTQKQTEEMRVAVEALEAGSTEKSINEMAGRHFEEQSLLQGHWGSRVDALKLEQKRQYRNWIMRLLEEQQTNMPPTPVGSPMLSMPPLRPALDNFVHSEEKNTADYPILEESFTIHLGSQMKQMHNIRILTGDVLDFCRTKKSESGMDPTPQRLQTALGLYSNDLCGLVLLNDNHLGTYSGITKELSSICQLTTEFHFPPIDEQLEKIREDVKDAVAWRQARHKETNESQSKKSTTSKSLQTGDVYITRHSNLAQVHVIFHMVVNDSLRSGDINSRHPAILGLRNILKTACCNDVTTLTIPVLLVHEMTEEMTVAWCTKRAELVFKCVKGFMIEMASWGGAELKNLQFLVPKGMSEEVFGTLATMLPSIFRVSNPLVFKATSTPQTPKK; from the exons ATGAATATGCCTGAAGAAGAATATGTGGagaaaacatttgtatataaatttcCAACATGTACTACAGATCAAGAATATGTTTTGGAAATACCATTAAAAATACCATACCATGGTTCTATCAAAGAACTCATGCATCGTATAATGTCATCTTTCAAACTGCCATGTTATGTAGAATCAGATTTGCTAGTATCATTGGAAAAGACAGTCAAAAGACTGTCCTTAGAATTTTATGATGAAAAAGCAGAAAAGGCTCTTGAAAATGCAAAATCAGGAGCCTTAGATATTGAAGAGATAATCAAAAGTTGGGAAAAGATTTATAAGCAGAAGACAGTAGAATATGCTGATCCCATTGGAACAACTGATGAAGAACTATTTGCTGCTGCATATCATAGATTGGTGCATTCACCATCGTTAGAGCCTATTCTTCAAGCTGAACACAAATTTGGAAGAGATGTGACTGAAGTTATTCAAATGAGAGATACACATTATGAACAGCTTACTCAAAA ACAAACGGAGGAGATGAGGGTCGCCGTGGAAGCTCTCGAGGCCGGTTCTACCGAAAAATCTATCAATGAAATGGCAGGAAGACATTTCGAGGAACAAAGTTTATTGCAAGGCCACTGGGGTTCAAGAGTCGACGCTTTGAAATTGGAACAAAAAAGGCAGTATCGTAATTGGATCATGAGATTACTGGAAGAACAACAGACTAACATGCCGCCGACGCCAGT AGGTTCTCCGATGTTGTCGATGCCACCGTTACGTCCAGCCTTAGACAATTTTGTCCATAGCGAGGAGAAAAATACGGCTGATTATCCTATCCTCGAGGAGAGTTTCACCATTCATTTAGGCTCCCAAATGAAGCAAATGCATAATATACGTATACTAACCGGAGATGTATTAGATTTTTGTAGGACTAAAAAGAGCGAATCAGG AATGGATCCAACGCCTCAAAGGCTACAGACGGCTCTAGGATTATATTCCAATGATTTATGTGGTTTAGTATTATTGAACGACAATCATTTAGGAACTTATTCGGGAATAACGAAAG AATTGTCTTCGATATGCCAATTAACGACAGAATTTCATTTCCCGCCAATTGATGaacaattggaaaaaattcGGGAAGATGTGAAAGATGCAGTTGCTTGGAGGCAAGCGCGtcataaagaaacaaacgAGTCACAA TCGAAAAAATCGACGACCAGCAAAAGTTTGCAAACCGGCGACGTTTATATTACAAGGCATTCAAATTTAGCGCAAGTTCACGTAATTTTCCACATGGTCGTGAACGATTCGTTGAGATCTG GCGATATCAATTCGAGGCACCCAGCCATTTTAGGATTACGAAACATTTTGAAAACTGCTTGCTGCAACGATGTGACCACGCTGACCATTCCTGTACTCCTGGTCCATGAAATGACGGAG GAAATGACGGTAGCTTGGTGCACAAAGAGAGCAGAGCTAGTTTTTAAATGTGTGAAAGGGTTCATGATAGAAATGGCTTCGTGGGGTGGTGCGGAATTGAAGAATCTACAATTCCTCGTACCAAAG GGGATGTCCGAAGAAGTATTTGGTACCCTAGCCACAATGTTACCAAGCATATTCCGAGTATCAAATCCACTGGTATTCAAAGCTACCAGCACACCTCAAACTCCGAAAAAGTGA
- the LOC114882931 gene encoding SUMO-activating enzyme subunit 1, whose product MVENKNKSIELTDHEAELYDRQIRLWGLESQKRLREARVLLIGLNGFGAEIAKDIILAGVKAVTFLDHRNVTAEDRCSQFLAPKESIGKNRAEASLQRAKNLNSMVNIEADTSNVDDKADIYFGNFDVVCATQCTITQLERINAACRKHKVKFFAGDVWGTLGYTFADLIVHEYAEDVVQTKKIQLSGSGEPMQKEKFENITVTEKHTDTFVPFESVLDVPKASLPKESEIYYMILILLNYREKYNKDPLPSERGSEDFKAEADKIIKKYDLENRINNLLEGDIYAQISPVCAIVGGIMSQEIIKAVSQKGAPHNNLFIFNPDTLCGKILRLGQ is encoded by the exons atggttgaaaataaaaataaaagtattgaACTGACAGATCATGAGGCTGAATTATATGATAGACAAATTCGTTTATGGGGTTTAGAATCACAAAAGCG CTTACGGGAGGCTAGGGTTTTATTAATAGGCCTAAATGGTTTTGGAGCAGAAATAGCAAAAGATATTATTTTAGCAGGTGTTAAAGCAGTTACATTTTTAGATCATAGAAATGTAACAGCTGAAGATCGATGTTCTCAGTTTTTAGCACCTAAAGAATCAATTGGAAAAAAT AGGGCTGAAGCGTCGCTACAGAGagcaaaaaatttaaatagtaTGGTCAATATTGAAGCAGACACATCAAATGTTGATGATAAAGCAGATATATATTTTGGAAACTTTGATGTTGTATGTGCAACACAATGCACTATTACTCAATTAGAAAGAATTAATGCAGCATGCAGAAAGCATAAAGTAAAGTTCTTTGCTGGAGATGTGTGGGGAACTTTGGGTTATACCTTTGCTGATTTAATAGTTCATGAATATGCAGA GGATGTAGTACAAACTAAAAAAATACAGCTCTCAGGAAGTGGTGAGCCTATGCAAAAAGAGAAATTTGAGAACATAACTGTTACAGAGAAGCACACAGATACCTTTGTGCCTTTTGAATCAGTCTTAGATGTTCCAAAGGCTTCTCTTCCTAAAGAGTCAGAGATATATTATATGATATTAA TACTGCTCAATTATCGCGAGAAATATAACAAAGATCCATTACCTAGTGAAAGAGGTTCTGAGGATTTCAAGGCAGAAGCagacaaaattattaaaaaatacgaTCTTGAGAATaggataaataatttattaga GGGTGATATATACGCGCAAATTAGTCCAGTCTGTGCTATTGTTGGAGGTATTATGAGTCAAGAGATAATTAAAGCGGTCTCGCAAAAGGGCGCTCCACACAATAATTTGTTCATCTTTAATCCAGACACATTGTGTGGAAAAATTTTGAGATTGGGTCAGTAA